From the Telopea speciosissima isolate NSW1024214 ecotype Mountain lineage chromosome 9, Tspe_v1, whole genome shotgun sequence genome, the window aataaaatataataaatctCTTAAACTTCCTGGGTGGAGTGAACAATACCAGCTTTGAAGATGGGTTTAAGCCTCCCAAATCCAAGTCGATTCAGTCCCAAACTCTGCAGTTAACATCACTGAATATAAGTGAACAATACCGGTTTTGGTAAACGCCTCTATCCTTTTATAAGGCTCCTTCTCTACCttgttgttttctctctccttatagAAAACTCATTAACCCTCTCTCATCTTACCTTGTTGGACAATTTCACTTtctccttagagaaaacccactaactctctctcttccaatgTGTCGCTTTGTGAGACTCCACCTTGCTTAATGTATCCAACCACTTCCAATCCTTTAGAAGACCCAATCTTGTTGAAGACTCCACTCTTACACTTACTTGGAAGACTCCACATTCTTGCAGGCTTCACCTCCTTGAAGACCCCACCTCCTTGGAAAATTTCACCTCTTCCACTCTCTTGGAAGACTCATCCATGTTGAAGACTCCAACTCCTCTACTAGCCCATCTAGACCATTGAACCGAATTTTCAACCGGTCTAGATAAAagccaccaaacccaacaataaCAGTGGAAGTTGGATCTCACTCCGTGGGCGTAGGCGGTTTTGCCAAATTATGTAAATCTCTTGCCTCTTCTTTGTGTatgtgtttttttccttttgtgtttTGTTGATCTTGCACATACCATTTTTGTGCGCTGCTCACATCGTAAAGAGAAAGTTGGAACTGTTGTTTTTCCAaccctaacaagtggtatcagaggcAATGGTTTACGATCGAGTTTGAGTTGATGGAATAAGTCGATGGTGAGAAAGCACGGTGGTGTTAAGAGTAGTGGAggagattttttgaaaaaaaaaattgagggaGTCACCTTGGATTGCCAAGGGAATGTTGTAGGATAGGAAAGGTCGGTGGACACTCCTACAACATGGTTTAAGGAAGAGGATGCCTCCTCAGGGTGAAGACAGTGGTCGAGGGACTAGAGGGGCATGTATGATGAAGGTTCGACATTCGAGGTACTAATATTAGAGATATGCTGGGTAAAGAATGGGATTGAAATGATAAGGTGTCGGTTATTCGAGGTACTAGCACTAGAGATGTGCAAGGTGAAGAATAAAACCGAAATGATGGGTGTTCAACCATTTGAGAGACTAGCTCTAGAGATGTGTAAGGTGAAGAATGAGGTTGAAAAGGTTTTCCAACAAGTCTTCAAGGTGGCTACGATAAAAGCTAAGttggagattgttgggtttggtggctTTTATCTAGCCGGTTGAAGATTCGGTTCAATGATCTAAATAGGTTAGTGGAGGAGTTGGAGTCTTTAACAAGGATGAGTCTTCCAAGAGAGTGGAAGAGGTGGAATTTTCcacggaggtggagtcttcaaGGAGGTGAAGTCTTCAAGATTGTGGAGTTTTCGAAGTAAGTGAAAGAGTGGAATCTTTAACAAGATTAGGTCTTCTAAAGGATTGGAAGTGGTTGGAGACATTAAGCAAGGTGGAGTCACCCAAAGAGACacattggaggagagagagttagtGGATTTTCTCTAAGGAGAGTCTAATATTTTCCAACAAggtaagaggagagagagttaatgggtttttttctaaggagagagaaaacaagaTAGAGAAGGAGCACTATAAAGGGATAGAGGTGTCTACCAAGGAGGTTAGTGTTGATCTAAGTGAGGAGCCAGGATGTGAGGATCCAAGTGAGAGTAATGTGGGAGCAACATGTGTACAAGGACTAAGCAAAGAGCCAAGGTGAAGGTATGTAGAGTGAATGGGAGATGAGAAAAGGGTGTACATGAGTGCTTGGGTTTGGGTATCAAATCGTAAGGGTTGTACTTTTTTCTCTTATCTTGATTCATAGTGGAAGTTGGATCTCCCTTCGTGGATGTAGGTGGTttgctgaaccacgtaaatctctttcctcttctttgtgtatgtgcttttttccttttgtgtttTGTTGATCTTACACATaccctttttgttttgatatcaCAAAGAGAGTTGGAAATGTTGTTTTTCCAACCCTAACACTGTCAACCGCAAGGGGAAGGAAAACAATagcagaaaatgaaaaatggaaacaaaatagaacaaaggaaagaagtGTTAAGGAAATCAAACATGTGAAGAAGAATGATTAGGAGAAAGGAATCAACTCAGAGAGGAAAAGAATGAGTCCAGCCAGCAAGCTGCCCTGGCAGCCACAAAATTTTTTTGattcaatcttcaaaagctaTCTCATCTATGGGTGATTACAACTTCCTACAAGTctccaaaaacataaaaattgcaACCAACAAGAAACAGAAACTGTAATAAACTAGGTTATTAAATGATAACCAAATCTACTATGCATGCCCATAAAATAAGATTGCAAAAGTTACAAAGATAATTCATATCCCCTACATAATCCTACGGGTAACTGCGTGATACATGAGTAATTTGTGTATAAATTTACTACAAACTCCTGAAATGGATTGAATTGCCTAGATGTCTAGGTTTTATGTTTATTCCGTATTTTACATATTtgcctacatttttttttttttgggggatccATGtcgccgaccccattaagttgggataaggctgagtttgtttttgttgttgttgttgtagagaCCATCaacatgcatttttttttctttgttgggGCTAACTCACTCTCCCTTTACAGCTACCTATGTTCAGAGTACTGTACTAGGACCAGCACTTGGTCGTTTGAATCCCCAAGCAGCTGCTGAAGCTGAGAAAATTTTGGTAGCATCCCTATCAAGCATTGAAACCATTTGGcttaaagaaaatggaaaatatcTATTGGGAAACTCTCAACCATCTATTGCAGACCTCAGCCTTGTCTGTGAAATTATGCAACTGGAGGTAAAACAATCACCCCCTTTCCCCAGCCACTTGCAAAAATAAAAGTATTTGAAAAAGTTTCTATTTGAAATTCTTAAAAGATTTTTATATGTAAATGAAAGGTTGCATTTTTGACATTAGCAATGTCATAGTTGTATACCAAGATTACTGTAATTCCATTTTCCTAGGTTTTTATTGAGATAATTTGTATTTTGTTGTCATTGATTCAACTTGTTTTGATATGGTCAGCACTTCCCCTTTCTGTGAAGTTTTTCCAGAAGTTGTGCATGTTTTTGATGCAATTTGTGGGGTTCTGTTGGTTTGGGGCCCAAGCCAACTAAGGTCCAATCCCATGTATTGGGTGTCCTACACAATATTGTCTGTCAAAACCAAAACTagccattaaggagagggtgtccAAGTCTTCATAAGCCAGCGTGGAACCCCAAGAGTCTCCCCCTCCACGTGGGAGGGGAGATTTCTGCATCCTCAGAAGCACACCAGAGTTGTCACACCCCAGATCAACTACCACTTATTGGGGATCATGTAGAACTCGCCCCTAAAAAGCTAAtcattaaggagagggtgcctaAATCTTCATATCTTCATAAGCCAGCGTGGAACCCCAAGAGTCTCCCCCTCCACGTGGGAGGGGAGATTTCTGCATCCTCAGAAGCACACCAGAGTTGTCACACCCCAGATCAACTACCACTTATTGGGGATCATGTAGAACTCGCCCCTAAAAAGCTAAtcattaaggagagggtgcctaAATCTTCATAACAATTCACATTGGGCTACTCAAATTCGATGCGGATCATTGCTTTTGCATGAAACCCCAACACTCAGGTTTAATCAGGTTGAATGGGTCTAAGATTGGTTTATCCTTTAACTAAATTTCATATGAGCTGAATGTACCTTTGAGCACAATTAGCCACATgttaaaaaaagtaaaaaagaaatgcCTTCTAAACCTTGCCTGGATCTACTTTCCCAAGGCTTCAAACAGGGCAAAATACAACCTTGTGTCATGTGGTTTCAATTTGGATAATAAGATAGAAATGGAATCTGAAATATCTGTTTAATTGGTAACTTTCTGTTTCAGGTTTTGAATGAGAAGGATATCAAACGGTTCTTGGGCCCCTACAAAAAAGTTTTGCAGTGGATTGAGGATATGAGAAATGCAACAAATCCTCACTTTGATGAAGCACACAAAGTCTTACTCGAAGTGAAAGCAAAGTACCAAGGTGTTACTGAATCTACCATAAGAGCAATGTTACCACCAAAGCTGTAAGTGTTCAGGGAGATGTTTCGTTTCCAGCAATCTGCAACTATACGTATCAAAGCAGGGGATACTGCAACTATGATTGtggagtgttttttttttttttgggtggggtgaATAAATTGGGAGTATGTTATGAAAGCAGGATCATATAAATCATGAAAACTCTAGTTCAGATAAGTTTAATTTGGAGCAAAAGTTGAATATGGAAATCATGGAATTTCCTCTACATGCTGTGATCTTCACCAGAAACTTGTAAACTTGACAAGAAATAATGTTTTTGAATTCCTGTTGGCTATTTGATTACTTGGTAAAACTGGAATTCAGATCCAGGAGCTATGAGCAAAGCCAGGTACACAATATAGCAAACACTACTTGGGTGTCCTTTGAGAGTCTAATAATGACAAGAAATAGCAATTGAAAACATGAATACTGTCATGAAGAAGAAACCCATCAGTAGAATGTAAAACCTTGCCATTCGATCAATGAAGAAGACAGTAAAACAGTAACCAGGCACAGTACCACAGAGTACAATGGAACATAAGATTATGAATAAGAGTGTTACACCATATAAACTCTTGTGGCCTAACTTGTCACTTAGCCAACCAAAGAAAAGCTGCCCAGCAAGAGTGCCATAGAATGCAACACCATTCACTGCTCGTGAAACATTGAGAGGAAGTGTTCCTGGTTTTGGAGATCCTTATACATGATAGTATACACGACCAAGGAGCTTGGTTTCTAAGGATATGCAGAGTGAAAAAGCCCATGCCTGCAACTACTATTGCTGTATGATTTGATACCATTGTGTCTTTGCAGTGTCTAAAGCACTCAAAACCTGAAGGTGTTGTTTGGCCATTGTCAAGATCTCCCTGCACCTTGGTCGGACACCTTGAGCAGAATTGAAGGTTGCAATTCAgaattaaaaaaaccaaaaaaaaggtaaatttatcctctcaagtgcagtgcactgCCCACAACACTTGAGAATTTAACcatccacccaacacttgagaggGTAAAAAGACGTcactgcccatgtttttatGGTTAGATTCTTAATTGTGGTGCACTAccccgcacttgagaggatgaaagtccccaaaaataaagtaattaaaaatGGGAGAGTGTTCTCTATGCAAGCGGTATAGAGGAGCGAACCAATGAGGTGCAACAAAATGGTATCCTACATTGGAGGGCAGcaagatcatttcatgtgacgAAGAGATAGACATAGAAATAATGCTAGTGTACCCTACCCCAGTGGCtcaaagaacattttcccataagaataataagggagagggttctccaaAAGGTAGCGTGGTTGTTGCGCCAgtgtgggggccaatgggagcgtaCACAGTGGCAGCAACAGGGCGGTCATTACTCATTCCCACCCTTCATggggggtggggcagtcattttggccccctctgtgtttgggcgcagtggcgggagctggagcgtctaACCCCATTAAACGagagcaaaaacaggggtggggtggtcatttcataggtgggtcccacctgggccccacatgtgaaatgaccaccccacccctgattttggggtggtttctGACTGCTGGAGcttccagctcccgccacgtcTAGGCAGGAGCCAGGTCCTAAAACGTTTAGATAAATGGTTCAATAGCCTGTTTAATGCCTGTTAAGACTGATTATTGAAAGCCcgattaaaacatgaaaatcgATCAACTGTTTATAAACCATACCATGCTTGTAATATGCAAGCCTGACAACATATTCGGACAGTCATGGTGCAAGGCAAAAAAATATGGTGAGGCCCGACTAGGCTCAATCAAGCctgaccaattgacacccctaactttAAGTATGGATCCTTTCCCCGTACGTGGAAAGTGGATTACTCTCCACATCTCTTCCTTCAAGGCGTGACATGTGTCTCATCAAGTAATTTTCTACCAACATGGGGTGGCACCCCACATAGGTCTCACTGTCCATGGGTGCAGGACCCACTCTGACGTTCGAGACCCACATTTCATATATAATGAGATCTAGGGTTGTAACAGGGTGGATTGGgccaggctttttaaaacctCATCCCACCCTTGAGTCCTCTTATATGGGCCCATGCTGGCATGGCCAGGTCTTGACCTaaggccagaaaaatccaaccctaacccgaccttagggtcgggctgggctgaccctaattggccctgaccatgtgagggggaagggagatgctgGGTTGGGTTAGGctagggagaaggagaagaaaaagaagaggaaggagaagaagaagattctttgaattacctatcaaaaaaaaaaataagaagacagGGTCGGGCTAGGCTAGGCCAGGCCGGGCTCAACCCCAGGTCTCAACCatgacccgaccttgactcaaggCCATAAATTtgcagccctgacccgcccttagggccaaggtatctcagcccaggccttgttcaggctcagggcgaactcgggccgacagggccaaacttgcacccctagtgaGATCCATGTGGGGTGAGTGGGTGAAACCCCCCATGTGAGGAGCTAATGCATGAGGCCCACATCCCATAGACGGTGAGATCCACGTGGGGTGACACTCCATGTGAGAAGAGGATCCAAAGTTGGTTTGTAATCTCAACATCGGTGTATCAGATCAGAATTGGATCGGTCTCAAGATTGGTCATGGTATCACCCAGAATCGGGTCGATTTGGATGCATTTACCCATGTTTTTACCCTTGGAAGTACAAGTGGATCAGTCTCGGTCGATACTAATCCCACTCCCAACTCATTAAAgttgtttacaaaaaaaaatgttttttttaagggaaagagaacactacctaGTCGCATGCAACGTGGccccaatgcccagagacacAGCCGCATGAAATGATAGTGCATCCCCATTAAAAGGTGGAAATTCCTAGGGTGCGATGGTCATTTCAAACGACGCTGTGTCTGGACATAGGGCCGCATACCACACAcgaccaggtagtgttctttacttctttcacccttttttttaagggtaatttacacataccacccctgtgGTTTgacgaaagtataattttaccccccagttttggataattctgtgTACCCCCTGAAGTTgacaaacgttaacaaatacacccattccgtcagtttatgactaacactgttaaaagtATGAGGTGAACTGACATAATTGCCCttgcaaagaaaagaagaaaaaaaaaacccctgcaattcatcttccctaAATCGTTTAGGGcttgaagaaaaagggaaaatgagttgcaggttaGATTCAGCTAAGATGAAAATCTCTGGTTCAATATGGAAGGAAGAACATCCATGACAACCTAGTACAGGTATTAACGTCGTCGGATTTGTAAatgggaaagaagagagagtctcagccttctctttttctcgtCTCCTCTTCATGTCCATGTCGTCGCTGCTATTCTTAGATATCTCTTGTTGGCTCTCGCCCCAGGAGAAGCACCTAATTCGGTTGGACCTGTCGGACGCCGACAAATTGCTTCTCTGCATTGCTTTGAAGGCAGACTCTAATTTGCAAATCCGAGAATTGTTGTCACTCATCTTTCGTTTTATGAGATTTCTTTGAAACTGGAGATTAAGGTGAAGAACTGTGTCGATTCTACCGAATGAATCTTTAATGAAGGAAAGCTTACTGATATCCAATGACAAATAAGTGTTAAGAGAAGTTTGATAGGGCTTAAATAGGGGTTAAAATCGATAATTGACTATTTTATTTTGTCAATTATTAAGGAAGTTTCATGAATCATTTAATCGTTTCATATGCAAGAAGAGcaaagaattaaaaataaaaaccatggGAACCTGCCACAAGTTCCCATGAGAAATCATGGGAATTACATTATCGATTCTCTAATCTTAGTTAGTCCTCAAggattttccctttctttataCCAATCCAAGCATCTGGCAAGATTTTTTATCCTAAACGTACTGAGGAAAGAAAATTTCTGCTTCTAACTACGGAAAACAGGAAACCCAAATTTAAATCTGGGAGGTTCATGCTTGTCTTCTGGGATGAGAATGGGATGAGGATATTGACAAATTCGACGACATTAATACATTTACAAGGTTGTCATGAATGTTCTTCCTTCTAAATTGAACTAGAGATTTTCATCTTAGCTCAATctaacctgcaactcatcttctcgtttttttcaaaccctaaacgatttagggaatatgagttgcaggttttttttatttttttttattttacttgcaAGGGCAATTATGTCAGTTCACCTCATATTTTTAACAATGTTAATCATAAACTAACGGAATTGAtgtatttgttaacgtttgtgaACTTCAGGGGGTATgtagaattatccaaaattgaGAGGTAAAATTATACTTCGTTAACCCTCTGgggtgatatgtgtaaattaccctttttttaatagttCAATGATGTATACTCTATAAAAATGAAGGGACGAAAATGGCCCTCTAAAACAACGCATAACCACATCATTGTTTCTTTGATGGGAAAAATCTAACCCTAAATTCCGGGAAAGTATAACTGTTGCCGGAAAATACAAGGGAAGGAAGGAAGCAACAAATTTTGACTCAAACAGGTAAAGATAGACCTATTAAGCTTCAATCCTACAGTTTCTCTcccccttgatttttttttttctgttagatCATGCAAGCTCAACCTGCAAAAGAAGCTGCCGATTCCAAATCCAACGAAGATATCTTCGATTCTTCTCTCAATTTAGAAGAAACCCATCTGGAGGAGGGCTATAAAGAAGGGTTTAATGATGGTTTGGTCTTAGGacaggaagaaggaagagaggttgGCCTTAAAGTTGGCTTCGAAGTTGGGGAGGAGGTAGGATTTTATCGCGGTTGCGTAGATGTATGGAACTCTGCAATTCGAGTCGATCCCAACCGCTTTACGCCTCATGTTCAGAAGAACATCAAGCAGATTGAGGAATTGATTAAGTTATACCCAATTCTAGATCCGGAGAACGAGAGTGTTCAGGAAATTATGGATTCTTTAAGGGCCAAGTTTAAGGCTGTTTCGGCCTCCTTGGCGAATTCGTTGTCGTCGTCGATGAAATTGGAGTACAATGGACTACCAAAATCTTCCGGGATTAATGGTTTAGATTTTTGAAGTGGATAACAGTTTCTTGGTATCTTTACTTactggggttttttttttttaatctttttttgtattttggtaATTTGTAACATTCCCCTTTAATTATGAACTGTAAAATTAGTGAATCTCTTTAGATGCAATGCGTGTATCTGTGCTTTTTGAAGTTCGTCCTAATGgattaaaatttttattggaTGAGAGTGTTTGATCTTGTGTGCGTGTTTGATCTTGCGCTGGTTTGGacataaaagggaaaaaaaaaacattggttAACAATGTTATGTTGCTCTGCAAATGATTGGGCTAGTTACCTGCATATCAAGAACCTCATATCATAAATTATGAAATACTGATAGAAATTAAACTCTTCAATCTTCATGCTTATTTTCTCAATTAAGATTCTGAAGAGAACAAATAGCTTGTCAGAAATCTAAATTTAATATCTGGTTTATTTATTTGTGGctcttattttgggtttttatattaatttttgttaAATGAAAATATGTGACCAAAGAGTCTTCAATCCTCATGCTATTGGATAAGCTTATCTACTATGTATTATTCTAAGCATATGGCAGAGATCTTGGAAATCTTGGTGCCACAGACAATAAACTATCTCGTCTATATAGGTCGAGAACCTTTACAACTCTTCTCTATAACCAGT encodes:
- the LOC122641092 gene encoding glutathione S-transferase T1-like → MELKLYVDRMSQPARALIIFCKLNGIDFEEITVDFIKRQTQSPEFEEINPMKQVPAIVHGELKLFESHAILRYFACAFPGVPDHWYPADLSRRAKIDSVLDWHHLNLRRGATTYVQSTVLGPALGRLNPQAAAEAEKILVASLSSIETIWLKENGKYLLGNSQPSIADLSLVCEIMQLEVLNEKDIKRFLGPYKKVLQWIEDMRNATNPHFDEAHKVLLEVKAKYQGVTESTIRAMLPPKL